The window CAGCTCTTCATCCTTCTTCGTTGGCTTATCGTCCTTCTGTTTGAGCCCATCACGAAGCGACTAAAATTCGCCATCCTGGCTGAGAAAGTCGACCAACGTTCGGTGCTTGGTATGGTACTCCTTGTACTTGGAGGTCATCTTCTTAAAAATGGTCGTCCTCCTCTCCTCCCGCCGTTCATGCTCAATCCCCATAATAAGAGTCTGACATGCAAAAAAAGTGAAGAAGTCAGTGTAAGCATATTACACATGCAAAACAAATCCTAAACGCGGAAAAGCAATCACTTGTAGGGCCATGCCAGATTACCCAACGACAGATATGCATTCTGCATCGCCTGTAGAGTCATGTTCTTGGAAGCAGCGCATAGGGGAGCAAAGGCCGGCACCGATCGTTCTGAGTTAGCCAAGAGGTTGTAGTCCACGAGAATGACTATATGCCGATTAGGACCCACCGTCCTTATCTCCACATGAGTATTCCTCTCCATGAAGGTTCGTACCTTATCAGGGTCGATGTCCAAACCAGAGTCATCGTCCCCTGCAGGGACAACTCTACTTCCCGCGGTCGTCAATGATGAGCCGCCCTCTGCAGCCTGTGTAGGATTTTCACTACCATGAACCCCCTCAAACACCAGAAGGTCTCCTTTCCATAACGACACCCGCCGTGGAAATGGCCTCGACATCTGGTGTAAGCACAAACTCAGTTCCCAAAGAAACGAATCTTTCTGGCTCAACGTTAGCAACAATGGCCTTTCCGGTCTCTACCCTTCGTCTTTTCCTCGATGATGTCTTCTCGCCATTAGATGACTTGTCTACAAGGTGAAAGATAGGCTGAGAAGAGATTTCATCTCGCACGGCAACTGTTTGAGGGGCAGAGTCCCTAATTGGCAGAACTTGAGTCCGACCTCCTCGAGCAGACTCAGCTAAAGCAAATTGCATTCCGGGCAATGTGATAGCTTGGCGAAATGCAAGTACTGGAGCCTTCGCCTTCTTGGAAGCTCGCCGACCTAGCACCAAAATAAGGTCACATCAAAAAGGCAATAGTGAGCGGTTATAAGTTAAGGTAGAAATAACACTTACAGGACGGAATCTTGGGACCAAAGCGCTTGTGAAATGACGCCCAGTTACGAATTTCCACGGTGTTGGGTAACACGCGAGTCACCTAATCTTCAATATCGAAGACGGGAGAAGGTGCACGCCTCTTAGCTGAAAACAAGGAAGCCTTGAGATtcgaaaacaaaagagaaagaaaggaaacaacaaacATATGGCAGGACGCTTACGACTATAATTCCATTGCTCGGGGAACCTAGTTGGATCCGCCACCAGGTGATCGGTCTTGATGAAGAATTTATGCCAGAATCGTCGGTTCGTCTTATCATCCATCCCGACCACCAACCACTTGACCCCATGATGTCACAGATGTATCAACGTACCTCTGTAAAAGCTGAGCGAGAATAGATGCAGCAGATGGTAAATATTGACATCACAGCCGACCAACTCTACATACTTCGCCAGCATTAGAAAGGCTTTGTATAAATAGGGGGAGAGCTGCACCGGGCAAATGTTGTAATAGCGGTAAAACTCCTCTGCTAATAGGGGGAGAGGAAGAGAATAACCAACTAAGAATGGGTAACATAGAAAGCACAATATCCAGGTTAGTGGACCTGTACTATGTCATCTCCCGTCGGGATAATCTCGACGTGAGAGGGAATACGGTACTTGGATTGGAGTTCGGCTATTTGAAGCAGCCCCATCTCAGAAAGCTCTTGAGTAGGAGCAGGAGCAGGTTCCTTTGGGAAATCATGTCTGACCAAAGGATTCTTAGGAACCACCTCCTCCACGGTGGGAACACTATCTTTCTCCTCAACCACGGGTTCCTCACCGCCGGGAGGAATAGCCACCGACAAAGGAGCGGCATCGATGACTCTATCGTGAACATGAGGGGAATTTGACATATTTCAGTAGTAAAGTGTATACAGCAAAGacgaagaaagaagatgtcagcCAGAAAAGAAATCAGAGACTAAAATTGACGAAATTGCGAGAAATCGGAAATGGATATCCAAGAAGAAGGTCAGAGAAAAACGATATGCATGCAACAAAGGGAATGATGAAAGTTTCAAAAACAAAACCCCTCCTCTACTTATAGGGTTGGGTAACGCTGGAATCGAGGCAGAAGAGCCGCCAACGGCACTGAAACCGAAGCGACAGAAGCACAGACACTACATTGGGAAGACACGTAATAATGACGCGCGTGGCATGACGTCATCCTACGACAGCCGCACCAACCGTAGCCCCGCCTCCAGTTCGATCTTGGCCGATTCGATTCACTCGTTAAGACCAAATTTCCTCTGAACGGCTGCAGACAAGATCCGTTCATCGAGGACGTCCAAGATCACGGCCTCAACAAGCGGAGGGATGAAAATTTGGATTAGACTTAATGGCCGCAAATGGACGTGGTCGAGGACTAGACTGACCACAGCATAAGGGCGAGGAGTCGCCTCAAGAGAGATTAACGCCGAGGTCGAGCAACATGCATATGAAAGTAACGGTAGGATAAGTTAGAATAGAAAGAAGGAATATTCCATTGAATATTCTTTCTGTTGTACTTTTTTAGGGTTGCTCAGGgatatcccttataaataggaagtgACAAAGAACAAAAAGGGATCTTCACTTTGTTATAAGAACACATTGTAAAGGGTTGACAAAAGAGAATATACCAAAGCTTGTTCACTGATTATATTGTTCGATTTGTGTTGTTTATTCACAAGATCCCAAGATTCCTTACACATCTTCATTTCTTAACACCCCACGTTGTTGTCAGAGAGGAAAATCGTCCGAGTCACCCAATATTTGGGTGATAAATCCCTTCTTATTATATTTATTGTCATTATCTACATTTATTGCACACTTTCATTACCACATTCATTGACAATCATTAGTCATATATTTGATATTTGTTGCTCTTGAACACGGTCTCACCCTATTGATATTTTACAATCTTTGGTCTAGAATTTATTATGTTTAACTAGAATTCACTCTCTATTTTcatattaattagtttaacaaaaagctcaacactttttggtcaaacatggACAAAGCATATCATTCTAGTTTTGAAAGTGAAAAGAGAAGGATATGTAACATAggtgagaaaaaataaaaaatacatcaaAAAAGGCTGAaacaaaatattacaaaaaaggaATCATTATTGATAAAGAGTACCCATGTTTTATCTATGGTATAACAGGAAAACACTTTTGTAAGTGACATAtaaagtcatatatatatatatatatatatatatatatatatatatatatatatatatatataattaaattgAAATGATTACCTATAATATTCGAAACGGCAACCATCTGGAAGGTAGATTGATGATATTAAGTAACCAAATTTTTTGTCAATTCCTTTGGTTGGTTGAAATTTTATGTCACTGACTCATTGATCACGTTTTAATTTCACAATAGGATATTTTAATGTTGCATTTAAAAGGGGTTATGCATCTAATAGTTGTGGCTTGTGACCCTTCATGAAGGGGTACGTAGATTATTTGCCCTtagttgtttttaaatttttattaataGGGTATTTAAGTTAATTAAAGGGTATCttagtaatttaatttttatCTTAAGGGCTTCTCActccattttttttataaaaaaaaacaaggaaaTTAAAAGCATACTAAGAGATAATGACATTCATACCATcaacttttcttttcatttttgcttTCATGCAAAATATTATCCCTATTTCTCTCCTCTCCATTCCTCTCCTCTTCCTCCtattctctttctttctctctctctagaaTCCTTTTTTTCCTTAACAAGGATTCAAGAGAAGGGAAAGAGGGGAGATGGGGCAACAAACGTTGATCTACAGCTTCGTCGCCCGGGGAACAATGATCTTGGCTGAATACACCGAGTTCACTGGTAATTTTACCAGCATTGCTTCGCAATGCCTTCAAAAATTACCTGCATCAAATAACAGATTCACCTACAACTGCGATGGCCACACTTTCAATTTCCTCGCCGAGAATGGATTCAGTcagtttccctttctttccatATATGCATTTTATAATATAAGCATTTTCTATGTTTTATAAATGGAACTACATGGACAATAGGATTTATATAGCCGGCCCTAATTTGTTTGACATTGATATTTAGTTTTTGTTATTGTTGCAATTTTGATCAATTGGATGCAGCATGGtagaaaaagaataaaaggaaTGTTTTTGCAAAAATTGATCGATTATGAGTAAATTGCACAATGGTATGTTTATACGTCCTATTGGTTGAGGAGGTGTTCATTTCTAACGCGATTAAAAATTATCAGTGTTTGGTGTGACCGAGTTATTTtctatgaaaatatttttcacgagaaaattattttctgataTTTGAGGAAAACATGttctcagttttttttttttaattttaaaaacgaCTTCTTCATACAAAATACGCTAGGTTTTTTAATTAAATTGTCTCGAAAGATTTTCTTGATGGCGAACAAGAAGAAACGTTACCTGAATTTGTAAAAGATATTGGTCAATTGAGTTTTGCAATTATGAGATATATTTGTTAATTTTTCAATATTGGTTTGAGCTTAATTGGGGAAGCTTTTCTGGGTGGATCGGAGATGATGAAAATATTCTGCGAAACTTATGGGGATCTAGCAATGTGGAGTTTAATGGGGGAAACCGAATGTTGTATGAAGTTATATACCAATTAATTTTCTTATACGGGCAACCAAATATTATACTATAACTTAGGTGGAATTATATGCTGTTATTGTTTTTGCTAATAAGTAAGATTTCTTTGAATGATATTGCAGCCTATTGTGTGGTTGCTACTGAATCAGCAGGCAGGCAAATTCCCATAGCCTTCTTGGAACGTATAAAGGATGATTTTAGCAAGAGATATGGTGGAGGAAAAGCTACTACGGCTACAGCTAAAAGTCTGAACAAGGAATTTGGGTACCTACTTTTGTTTATTATTACTTCAAGTTTAACTTATAAACACGACAATATAGGCATCAAATTTTTTACAGTACCGGGTCATTTAAAGAATATCTACAAGAGTCTAATTTATACGCATTGATAATACAAAGAAGTTTTAAACTCTTATGACATCTTTACTTGTTTTATTAGGTAATCTGTTTTTTCAAGATTATAAATCCCACTTTCATAACggattatatatatttttcgaaTGACCTGATAGTATTGTAAAAGATCACTTACAATGACAGTGTATATAAGTCAAAGGTAGCTCTCCATAAAAAATGAAACTTAtaatattgaaaataaattaggTTACTTGCCATGTACAACAAATAAAGCGGACATTATTATCTTCCATATGCGCAACAGATAAAAGTGATCCGATAATATGAAAGTTTTTTATGCCGTCGATGCGTATAACTTGAACCTTAAATTACTGTAAAGAATAGCAGAAGAAAAGTATTATTTGGAGACCTTCTGCTAGCCCAAGATCGTTAATTAAGATTGAAGGATTCAACTAAAGAAGAGGAAGcttgaaaagagaaaagagattTTTGAAAGGAGAACTTTGTTATTGAAGAAAACTTTCTTGAATTTGGCTTCATTACAAATGCCTAAGGCTGCTCCTATTTATACTTGTCTAGGGATGATTCTAGATACAAAAATAATCTAGACAATTCTATCATCTTCTACTAATATCTTCCTTAAATATCCAAGACTCTAGAATATCTAGGTATTTCTTAAGTACTACAAATATCAAAGATATTACTCCATAACTTTCTAGAACTATcttctaattttaatttttactcTTCCAAAAAATCAACTTTATTTTTCACACTCCCCTTGAAGTGATATTTTAGAAGCTATCCCAAGCTTGTCGTAGAAGAACTTAATCGATGCTTTAGGACGTGTCTTGGTGAAGATCTCAACACTATTTTTCCAGCTCGTCTTGCTTCCCCAAAGATCGAAGGTTCTTTAATTAGTCCTGCAAAGGAACATGAATACGTACTAACAAAATTTTCATCTCTGAAGCGAGCTGGCTTGATAATAGTTCTTTTTTGCCTTCCCAAACCACATGAATCATCTTCTTGCTGAGTTTCATGTTGTTGAGGTCCAGGACTCCCCCTTTCTCTTAACTCCTTGGCAACTGTATTATCTAGAGAAGCACCTGCAATGAGCAAGCTTGAATCTCCATTATTTAAGGTTTTTGAACTCGCTCCATCCAATGCAGCTACATAATACAAAGACACTTCGTCGAGTATGATATCCCTTGAGACAACGAAGAGATGAGTTTTAGGATCCATGCACTTCCATTCCTTTTTTCTTTCATCATATCCGACAAAGATGCATTTCTTTGCCTTGGCATCCAACTTGCTCCGTTAAGAATCCGGAATGTGAGCAtaacaaatagagccaaaaacTCTGAGGTATTTCACGCTAGGCTTTTCTCCAAACATTAATTTATTGGGAGACTTTATATTGTTTGGAGAAAGCGACATCCTGTTAATCACATATGCTGCACATTTCATACCTTCAGCCCACAAGGCTTTAGGTAAGTTCTTGGCATGAAGCCAATTCTTACATGTCTCAGTTAAGTGTAGGATCTTCCTTTCAGCCACTCTATTTTGTTGTGGCGTATCAGCACATGTCAGCTCTTTTTTAATGTCATGCTGACgacaaaaggaaagaaacttatctgacgtGAACTCACCGCCATTATCAGTTCACAACCATCTTATTCTGGAATCGAATTCACCTTCAACTGTTTCTTTGAACTTCACAAACTTACTGAAAACTTCTGACTTGTGCTTCACAAAATAAACCTAAATGAATCtagtaaaatcatcaatgaaaatTAGCATATAAGAATGGCTTGAGAATGAAGGAGTTCTCGTTGGCCCCATCAAGTCACTGTGAATAAGTTCTAGTGAGGCATTGTACCTTGACAAGGATCTGTCAAATGGAAGACGGTGTGCCTTTCCATATTGACATCCTTCACAAACCTCTCCTCCACCAAATTTTCTTAAGTTAGGCAAACCTTTTAATAGATTCAACTTTACCATGGCCTTTAGTTTATCCATGTTTAGATATCCAAGTCTAGCATGCCAAAGATGTGTATTATCATTGCTACTTATCTTTGCAATATATGAATTAGAGGCAGATAAGACATATAAATCGTTAATTCCCTTACCTGAGTGAACGATATATGCCTTGAGCACCTTGATATGTCGGAGGAACTTCAC of the Nicotiana tabacum cultivar K326 chromosome 7, ASM71507v2, whole genome shotgun sequence genome contains:
- the LOC107811724 gene encoding putative vesicle-associated membrane protein 726 produces the protein MGQQTLIYSFVARGTMILAEYTEFTGNFTSIASQCLQKLPASNNRFTYNCDGHTFNFLAENGFTYCVVATESAGRQIPIAFLERIKDDFSKRYGGGKATTATAKSLNKEFGPKLKEHMKYCVEHPEEINKLAKVKAQVSEVKGVMMQNIEKVLDRGEKIELLVDKTENLRSQAQDFRQQGIKIRRKLWYENMKIKLIVLGIIIALILIIILSVCPGFDCF